The proteins below come from a single Caulobacter segnis ATCC 21756 genomic window:
- a CDS encoding ATP-binding protein, whose product MTETTLSARVSQSFAFDGFLFLPDRQLLLKDGVAVRIGGRALDLLAALVERPGEVVSKRQLMQRAWPNVFVEECNLKVNMGGLRKALGDDVGAARYIATVIGRGYRFIAPVSASTSAAPTTPPAPSPPRLHNLPLGVSRIFGRAGAIEMIGRDLDTSRLVSIVGPGGIGKTTVAIAVAESMIDAYRDGVWLVDLSPLEDAELVASAIATVVGMMADSPNVLATLCEHLRERRMLIVLDSCEHLIGQVAHCAGTILAAASGVRILVTTREQLRLEGERVRRLGGLEAPPAWPDLDARHALTFASVQLFTQRATDQLETFSLRDDDARAVAEICRKLDGHALAIELVATRVATFGIRGVLRQLDDHLGLDLARRGGPPRHQTLLATIEWSYRLLSEKERAVMRRLSTFAGGFDLESGCAVAEDETIGRTEVLEGLASLVDKSLISADIRDDGVEYRLWDATRSHALNKLAASGEVDVVRRRHAERALAMAEHAMLEGRRLAQMEWIARHAHALDEIRTASRWAFTAPFSAELGVKLTIAAIPLWKRLSLAEECRAAVARALDDRFAIHRTPSQEMVLQQTLASTLLDIQGTLPEAKVALESALAIAVSLGDTARQLECLRGLSEYELWTGDSNAVLALADRMRAIAGENAEAADVSADVGAGAALEWLGDLDGARRHLDKALNRERRDYTRFDDERFAFNQRLLAQVSMIHVLWLQGLADQAKTTAHRMMEEAEASHYAWSYCFARFQSATLSLHLRDYATARRQMTEGMDHAAKHGITFWRGTVLAGQHARWKLYMGQLVDLAEMRLVLLTMRERGSRMYYPHLLTNYGEAVARQSDLREGLAAIDEAIALCEATGQIVVIPEVIRIKGNVIRWQDPPRWRQAADCYRRSIDLARRDGTLAWEIRAAISLVKLTRAQGGDTEAEDALDSAYGRFSEGFGSGDLVRAKALLDAR is encoded by the coding sequence ATGACCGAGACGACCCTGTCGGCGCGAGTTTCGCAGTCGTTCGCGTTCGACGGCTTCCTATTCCTTCCGGACCGTCAGCTGCTGCTGAAGGACGGGGTGGCGGTGCGCATCGGCGGGCGCGCGCTGGACTTGCTGGCGGCGCTTGTTGAACGTCCTGGCGAAGTTGTCAGCAAGCGTCAGTTGATGCAGCGCGCGTGGCCCAATGTCTTCGTTGAAGAGTGCAATCTCAAGGTCAACATGGGTGGCTTGAGAAAAGCGCTCGGCGACGATGTTGGCGCGGCGCGGTACATCGCCACGGTCATCGGCCGCGGGTACCGTTTCATCGCCCCGGTCAGCGCTTCAACCTCGGCGGCGCCGACGACACCGCCAGCGCCCTCGCCGCCCCGGCTCCACAACCTCCCGCTGGGCGTCTCGCGCATTTTTGGAAGGGCGGGCGCGATCGAGATGATTGGCCGCGATCTGGATACTTCCCGGCTCGTCTCGATCGTTGGTCCAGGCGGCATTGGCAAGACGACCGTTGCGATCGCTGTCGCCGAGAGCATGATCGACGCCTATCGGGACGGCGTCTGGCTCGTTGATCTTTCGCCCCTTGAAGACGCTGAATTGGTCGCCAGCGCTATCGCCACCGTCGTTGGCATGATGGCGGATTCTCCCAATGTGCTGGCGACACTCTGCGAGCACCTTCGCGAACGCCGGATGCTGATCGTGCTGGACAGCTGTGAGCATCTGATCGGCCAGGTCGCCCATTGCGCAGGGACGATCCTCGCGGCCGCGTCCGGAGTCCGCATCCTGGTCACCACGCGCGAGCAACTGCGGCTCGAGGGCGAGCGGGTTCGGCGCCTCGGCGGGCTGGAGGCGCCGCCGGCTTGGCCCGACTTGGACGCGAGACACGCCCTAACCTTCGCGTCGGTTCAGCTCTTTACCCAGCGGGCGACGGATCAGCTCGAAACCTTCAGCCTGCGCGACGATGACGCGCGAGCGGTGGCGGAGATCTGCCGAAAGCTCGATGGCCACGCGTTGGCCATTGAACTGGTCGCGACACGGGTCGCCACATTCGGAATTCGAGGCGTCCTGCGGCAACTGGACGACCATCTCGGCCTGGACCTGGCGCGGCGCGGAGGCCCACCCCGCCACCAGACCTTGCTGGCGACGATCGAGTGGAGCTACCGGCTCTTGTCCGAGAAAGAGCGCGCCGTCATGCGGCGATTGTCGACGTTCGCGGGCGGGTTCGACTTGGAGTCCGGCTGCGCCGTCGCCGAGGACGAGACCATCGGGCGAACCGAGGTTCTCGAGGGGCTGGCCAGTCTCGTGGACAAGTCGCTGATCAGCGCCGACATCCGCGATGATGGCGTCGAATATCGCCTCTGGGACGCCACGAGGAGCCACGCGCTAAACAAGCTGGCCGCTAGCGGCGAGGTCGATGTCGTCAGGCGTCGTCACGCCGAGCGGGCATTGGCCATGGCCGAGCACGCGATGCTGGAAGGACGCCGGCTTGCGCAGATGGAATGGATAGCCCGTCATGCGCATGCGCTGGACGAGATCCGCACGGCGTCGAGATGGGCGTTCACCGCGCCCTTTTCCGCGGAGTTGGGCGTCAAGCTGACGATCGCGGCGATCCCGCTCTGGAAGCGACTTTCCCTGGCGGAAGAATGTCGCGCCGCCGTCGCCCGGGCCTTGGACGATCGCTTCGCCATACATCGCACGCCATCGCAGGAGATGGTTCTTCAGCAGACCTTGGCCTCCACCCTCCTCGATATCCAAGGAACCCTGCCGGAGGCGAAGGTCGCCCTGGAGTCAGCCTTGGCGATCGCCGTGTCGCTGGGGGATACGGCGCGGCAGCTGGAGTGTCTCCGAGGTCTTTCCGAGTACGAGCTTTGGACAGGAGACTCCAACGCCGTGCTGGCGCTCGCCGACAGAATGCGCGCCATCGCGGGCGAGAACGCCGAGGCCGCCGACGTCAGCGCCGATGTCGGCGCGGGGGCGGCGCTGGAATGGCTCGGCGATCTCGACGGCGCGCGGCGTCATCTGGACAAGGCCCTGAACCGAGAACGGCGCGACTACACCCGTTTCGACGATGAACGCTTCGCGTTTAACCAGCGCCTGCTGGCGCAGGTCAGCATGATCCATGTGCTGTGGCTGCAGGGGCTAGCGGACCAGGCCAAGACGACCGCGCACCGCATGATGGAGGAGGCGGAAGCCTCCCACTATGCCTGGTCCTACTGTTTCGCCCGATTTCAATCGGCCACGCTCTCTCTACACCTGCGCGACTATGCAACGGCGCGGCGCCAGATGACCGAGGGCATGGATCACGCGGCCAAGCATGGCATCACTTTCTGGCGCGGGACGGTCCTCGCGGGCCAGCATGCGCGATGGAAGCTCTACATGGGCCAGCTCGTGGATCTGGCCGAAATGCGCCTGGTGCTATTGACCATGCGCGAGCGCGGCTCGCGCATGTATTATCCACATCTGCTGACCAACTACGGCGAGGCTGTCGCGCGCCAGAGCGACTTGAGGGAGGGTCTGGCGGCGATCGATGAAGCCATCGCGCTCTGCGAAGCCACCGGACAGATCGTGGTCATCCCCGAGGTGATCCGCATCAAGGGCAATGTCATACGCTGGCAAGATCCGCCTCGTTGGCGACAGGCCGCCGACTGCTACCGGCGGTCCATTGACCTCGCTCGCCGCGACGGGACGCTGGCCTGGGAGATTCGCGCGGCGATATCTCTGGTCAAGCTGACGCGCGCTCAGGGCGGCGACACTGAAGCGGAAGACGCGCTCGACAGCGCCTACGGGCGCTTCAGTGAAGGATTCGGATCCGGAGACCTGGTTCGGGCCAAGGCCCTGCTGGACGCGCGGTAG
- a CDS encoding alpha/beta fold hydrolase, whose translation MTRLLTSLALAAATLAVAPNAYAAPAPNAASSRLAPPVIHYRTAMVDGVKVFYREAGPANGPVVLLLHGFPTSSHMFRNLIPLLADKYRVIAPDYPGYGQSDAPDHTQFSYTFANQADVIDKLVNQLGLKRYAMYVMDYGAPIGYRLALKHPERVSGLIVQNGNAYNEGLQSPFWDPIKVYWKDRTRKNRDALNSLVTLDITKFQYTDGMGDVARISPDNWVHDQALLDRPGNRDIQLDMLGDYGSNVPFYPDFQKFFRDRQPPTLIVWGKNDKIFPEEGAHPYLRDLPNAEIHILDSGHFALEDRLSDMAPLIHDFLDRKLNK comes from the coding sequence ATGACCCGCCTGCTGACATCCCTGGCGCTCGCCGCCGCCACCCTGGCCGTCGCGCCTAACGCCTACGCCGCGCCGGCCCCGAACGCCGCCTCCAGCCGACTGGCGCCGCCTGTCATCCACTACCGCACCGCCATGGTCGATGGCGTGAAGGTGTTCTATCGCGAGGCCGGCCCGGCCAATGGCCCTGTCGTGCTGCTGCTGCACGGCTTTCCCACCTCTTCGCACATGTTCCGCAACCTGATCCCGCTTCTCGCCGACAAGTACCGGGTCATCGCCCCAGACTATCCAGGCTATGGCCAAAGCGACGCGCCGGACCACACCCAGTTCTCCTACACTTTCGCCAATCAAGCCGACGTCATCGATAAGCTGGTGAACCAGCTAGGCCTCAAGCGCTACGCCATGTACGTCATGGATTACGGCGCCCCGATAGGCTACCGCCTCGCCCTGAAGCATCCCGAGCGTGTCAGCGGTCTGATCGTTCAGAACGGCAACGCCTACAATGAAGGCCTGCAGTCGCCATTCTGGGATCCGATCAAAGTCTACTGGAAGGATCGTACGCGGAAGAACCGCGACGCCCTGAACAGCCTCGTCACGCTGGACATCACCAAGTTCCAATACACCGACGGCATGGGCGACGTCGCGCGGATCAGCCCCGACAACTGGGTGCATGACCAAGCTCTGCTGGACCGGCCAGGCAACCGCGACATCCAATTGGACATGCTGGGCGACTATGGCTCCAACGTGCCGTTCTATCCCGACTTCCAGAAGTTCTTCCGCGATCGCCAGCCGCCGACGCTGATCGTCTGGGGCAAAAACGACAAGATCTTCCCCGAGGAAGGGGCGCATCCGTATCTTCGCGACCTGCCCAACGCCGAGATCCACATCCTCGATTCAGGCCACTTCGCGCTGGAAGATCGCCTGAGCGATATGGCGCCTTTGATCCACGACTTCCTCGATCGCAAGCTCAACAAGTAG
- a CDS encoding isochorismatase family protein, with translation MTTSPKQKSSVLPTGGGAALLDPEDAVILLLDHQSGLFQTVKDIPVADLRRNVEVVARLATLLNIPVITSASEPSGSNGPLMPEIHEIATHAVYVPRKGEVNAWDNGDFVDQVRATGRRTLIMAGVWTSVCVMFPALDAVAAGYDVYAVIDASGDPSEMASRTSLARFVQGGVKPTSANALLSELHRTWARPEAAELAKLYGLAAPNYAAVMESFQKAQAVARASA, from the coding sequence ATGACCACGTCGCCGAAGCAAAAGTCGAGCGTCCTGCCCACCGGCGGTGGCGCGGCTCTTCTGGATCCTGAAGATGCGGTGATCCTGCTGCTGGATCACCAGTCGGGCTTGTTCCAGACCGTCAAGGACATCCCGGTGGCGGACCTCCGACGCAACGTCGAGGTGGTCGCTCGCCTCGCGACGCTGCTGAACATTCCGGTGATCACGTCCGCGTCCGAGCCGTCCGGCTCGAACGGCCCGCTGATGCCCGAGATTCACGAGATCGCGACCCATGCCGTCTACGTGCCGCGCAAGGGCGAGGTGAACGCCTGGGACAACGGCGACTTTGTCGACCAGGTCAGGGCAACGGGCCGTAGGACCTTGATCATGGCTGGCGTCTGGACCAGCGTCTGCGTGATGTTCCCGGCCCTGGACGCCGTCGCGGCCGGCTATGACGTTTACGCCGTCATCGACGCCTCCGGCGATCCCAGCGAGATGGCTTCGCGGACCAGCCTCGCCCGCTTCGTCCAGGGCGGGGTCAAGCCGACCTCGGCCAACGCCCTGCTTAGCGAGTTGCACCGCACCTGGGCGCGTCCCGAAGCTGCTGAACTGGCCAAGCTCTACGGCCTAGCGGCTCCCAACTACGCCGCGGTGATGGAGAGTTTTCAGAAGGCTCAAGCGGTGGCTAGGGCCAGCGCCTAA
- a CDS encoding alpha/beta fold hydrolase — MSKHIPFETALRRAEVGDVSIFYREAGSREHPTVLLLHGFPASSHQFRHLIPALADCCHMIAPDLPGFGFSTAPEDFNYSFDSLAKTIEAFTDAIGLTRYAIYVFDYGAPVGLRLALARPGAITAIVSQNGNAYEEGLSDGWAQTKAYWANPSPTNREVMRGMLTLEATRWQYTHGARDETQVAPEAYWLDYALMSRPGNADIQLDLIASYASNIGLYPRIHQYFRERQPPLLAVWGANDPFFLPAGAEAFRRDLPKAEVHFLDAGHFALETHGREIADLMRAFLGRHLA; from the coding sequence ATGTCGAAACACATTCCCTTCGAGACAGCCTTGAGGCGCGCCGAAGTCGGCGACGTCTCGATCTTCTACCGCGAGGCTGGAAGCCGTGAGCATCCGACGGTTCTTCTGCTGCATGGGTTTCCAGCTTCGTCTCACCAGTTTCGCCACCTGATCCCAGCTCTTGCGGATTGCTGTCACATGATTGCTCCGGACCTCCCGGGCTTTGGCTTCTCGACCGCTCCGGAGGATTTCAACTACAGCTTCGACAGCCTGGCCAAGACCATCGAAGCCTTCACCGATGCGATCGGGCTTACCCGCTATGCCATCTATGTTTTCGATTACGGCGCGCCGGTGGGGCTTCGCCTGGCCTTGGCGCGACCGGGCGCCATTACGGCGATCGTTTCGCAGAACGGCAACGCCTACGAGGAGGGGCTCAGCGATGGATGGGCCCAGACCAAGGCCTATTGGGCCAACCCGTCGCCGACCAATCGCGAGGTCATGCGCGGGATGCTCACTCTGGAGGCGACGCGTTGGCAATACACCCACGGCGCGCGGGATGAGACCCAAGTGGCTCCGGAAGCCTACTGGCTGGACTACGCTCTTATGTCGCGGCCGGGCAACGCGGACATCCAGCTAGACCTGATCGCGAGCTATGCGAGTAATATCGGGCTCTATCCGCGCATCCATCAGTATTTCCGCGAACGTCAGCCCCCGCTCCTGGCGGTTTGGGGCGCAAACGATCCCTTTTTCCTACCAGCTGGCGCGGAGGCCTTCAGGCGGGACCTGCCCAAGGCGGAGGTGCATTTTTTGGATGCGGGGCATTTTGCTCTGGAAACCCATGGGCGCGAGATCGCGGACCTCATGCGCGCTTTCCTGGGGCGTCACCTGGCCTAG